The Metabacillus schmidteae nucleotide sequence TTCCCAATTCTTTTGGTTTACTTTATTTTAATCGTTGATTTACAGTATCTTCGCCAAACACCAACAGAATTAAATCAAATTTTATCTATAGTGATTTTCGTTCTGATCGTCTTATGGACTATGTTGATATTAAATGCCGTTGCAATTAGTTCGCGCTTTAAATTTAGAATGAGAGATATTTGGAAACTATCTGTTTATTACAGTTTTATGAAGGTGAAAAACACAGTAGGAAATATGTTGATTCTGTTTATCCTAGCATTTATTACGACAATTACAACTGACTTTTTAATTCTTTTTGTATCAAGCATTGTCTTTTACCTCTTGGCCCTTAATACAAAGGAAATGCTTTCAGATATTGAAATGAACTTCCTAAAAACAAGTCCAAAACATACAGATCAACAACTGGTGTAGTTAATAAAATGATGTCAAAAGCGTGGGGGGAATATGATGGGAATAAAAGTAACAGATGTTTTGAAACAATTAGAATCTCCTGTTGGGAATATTGAATCAACAGTAGACTCGCTCCTATTTGGAAATGGTGATGATGAGGTAAGTGGCATACTAGTAGCATTCGTCGCATCACATTTTGCTATTGAACATGCCAAAAAAATAGGTGCAAACATGATAGTAACACATGAAGGAATATTTTACAGTCATACTCAAAACGATGAAGTTTTAAAAAATAATGGAGTATATGCTCAAAAGCTAAAACTAATTAAAAACTCAGGAATCGCTATTTACAGATTGCATGACCATGTTCACAAATACACGCCTGATCTAATAACAGAAGGGCTTATCCAGAAATTAGAGTGGAACGGATATTTAGAGAGACATAATCAAACATCATCAATTCTGGCTATCCCACGCATGTCAGGTGAAGAAATCGTTGCGTATGTGAAAGAAAAGCTTTCTATTCCATTTGTTCGAGTCGTAGGAGACTTAAGCCTTGAATGCGCTAGGATTGGACTTACAGTTGGTTTTCGAGGAGGTGGAGAAACAGCTATCCCATTATTCGAAAAAGAAAACGTGGACTTGATTATCACTGGAGAAGGTCAGGAGTGGGAAACACCGGAATATATACGTGACGCAGGAGTTCAAGGTAAGAAAAAGGTCTTAATCATGATTGGTCATGCTGCCAGCGAAGAACCCGGGATGGAATACTTAGCGGAAAAACTCAAGTCCTATTTTCCTGCGATACAGACAACATTTCTATCTAATAATGAAAATTTGATTCATCCTAAATAATAAAGTTCTTACGTATAATCACTAAACTACCATACTAGTATGAATAGTATACATACAAATCTACTTTAGGAAGTAAACAAGGAGGCAGAAAAAATGAAAATGACGTTTCGTTGGTTTGGAAGTCAAGATGATAGTGTTACTCTTGATCAAATAAATCAGATTCCGGGAATGGATGGCATCGTTGGGGGACTGCATGATATAGCCGCTGGAGAGGTGTGGCCGCTTGATAGAATTCTCGATTTAAAGAAAGAGGTAAATGAAAAAGGCTTAAACCTTGATATTATTGAGAGTGTAAATGTACATGAAGATATTAAACTGGGATTACCATCCCGTGATCATTATATAGAAAATTATCAACAAACAATTCGTCATTTAGCACAAGCTGGAATAAAAGTCATTTGTTATAACTTTATGCCTGTCTTTGATTGGATTAGATCTGATCTGGCCAAAGTGTTACCTGATGGATCAACAGTACTTGCTTATGAAAAGGAAAAGATTGAACGTGAAGATCCTGAAGTTTTAATAAAAAATGTTGAAAACTCAGCAAATGGCTTTTCCCTACCAGGTTGGGAACCTGAAAGAATTAAAAAAATTAAAAGAGCATTTGAATTATATAAAGATGTTACAGAAGAAGATTTATTTGAACACCTGCAATACTTTTTAAAGAAAGTAATTCCTGTGGCTGAGGAACATGATATAAAGATGGCCATTCATCCTGATGATCCTCCATGGTCAATTTTTGGATTACCAAGAATTGTGACAAATTTTCAGAATTTAAAGAGGATTGTGAATCTTGTGGATAGTCCTTCGAACGGCTTAACATTATGTTCTGGTTCACTTGGTGCAAGTCCTGATAATGATATTCCCGCGATCATGCGGTATTTTTCAAGCATAAACAGGATACCCTTCGCTCATATACGAAATGTAAAAATTGAAGAGAACGGAGATTTCACTGAAAGCTCCCATCGAAGCTCTGACGGATCCCTAGATATTTATGAAATTGTTAAAGCTTTGCATGATACAAACTTTAAAGGATATGTGAGACCAGATCATGGAAGGATGATTTGGGGAGAGCAAGCTCGACCGGGATACGGCTTATATGATCGTGCACTAGGTATTATGTATCTGCTTGGCATTTGGGACAGCTTAGAAAAAGTCAAAGCACAAAAGAATAAAAAACGTGGGACGTTATATTTATAAGGAAAAAAATTCTTAATAGGATAATGGAGAACGGTTACATTAGCTGATTGGAGAGTATCAAATGTATATAGACCATAAACCAAGATCTTCAACAACAAGCAATCAAGTGTATGAAGAACTAAAATCACAAATATTAAATTTACAACTCTCACCAGGTACAAGTATTTCAGAGAAGGAGATGTCTGAAAAATTCAATGTAAGTCGCACTCCGGTTCGGGAAAGTTTTTTACGACTTTCAAGAGAGGGGCTATTAAACGTTTTTCCTCAAAGAGGAACGTTTGTCTCTTTAATCGACTTAAATTTAGTGGAAGAAGCAAGATTTATGAGGGAGCATTTAGAAAGAGCGGTCATTCGATTAGCTTGTGAAGCATTTCCTCAAGATAAACTAATTACATTAGAAATGAATCTCAGCATGCAAAAGGTTTGTATTGAACAGCAGGATTACCGAAAAATGTTTAAGCTGGATGAAGAATATCATAAGACCATTTTTATGGGGTGTCAAAAGTATAATATATGGACAGTTATTCAACAAATGAATGTTCACTTTAATCGAAGTAGAATGCTCAGGTTAGCGACTGACTTTAACTGGTATACCATTTACTTGCAACATAAAGAAATTTTTGAAGGAATAAAAGAGAAAAACCCTAATAAAGCAGAGAAGTTGATGCAGGAGCATTTAATGCTAGCGGTTATTGATAAGGAATATTTAAAACGATCATATCCGAATTATTTTAAATAGCTTTTTACTATTATGAACATGATAAGATTTGCAATTTTTGTCAGTTTTAATTGTACCGAATAATAAGAAAGTGAGGTAACAATGTGAATAAAAAGACACTTTTTAATAATGGATGGGAGTTTGCAAAAACCAGTCTAGAAAGTCCTCATGATCCATCTTCATTAAGCTTTGAATCAATTGATATTCCTCATGATTGGTTAATTTATAATACCTTAAATTTGTATGAAAATAGTATTGGATGGTACCGGAAAAAATTCACGTTAAAGAAAGAGGAGCAGCAAGTTCTATTAGCCTTTGATGGAGTGTATATGGATTCATCTCTTTTTGTAAATAATCAGTATGTAGGTGAATGGAAATATGGGTATTCTTCTTTCGAACATGATATTACAGATGTATTAGGTGATGGTGAAAATGAAATTTTGGTAAAGGTAGTTCATCAAAGTCCAAACAGTCGGTGGTACTCTGGAGCCGGTATTTATCGAAATGTATGGTTAAAGACAAGAGACAAAAACCATATTGTGACAAATGGAATCTATATATCTACTAATAAGAACGAACATAGCTGGCAAATAGAGGTGGAAACTGAAATCAACCATGATCATGATGTTGTTATTTCCCATGTTATTCTTGATGATGATCATGTTATTTCCATCAATAAAGAAAAGATAAGTTCAGATTCTTCCACTTCAATTAACCAACAAGTTTTAGAAGTTGAAAATCCAGTACTCTGGGACACAGATAATCCCTATCTTTATGAGTTAAAAACGCAGTTGTTTTTGGTGAATAAGAGTAAGGGTAGTTATCAAGAAATTGAAACAATTACACAAAAAATTGGGTTTAGAGAAATTAATATAAATCCAAGCAACGGGTTACATCTTAATGGGAAAAAGTTGAAATTAAATGGAGTATGTGAACACCATGATTTAGGAGCACTAGGAGCTGCTTTTCATAAAACAGCTTTAAAAAGAAGACTCGTTATTTTAAAAGAAATGGGTGTTAATGCCATCCGTACAGCCCACAATATGCCTGCAAAAGAATTAATGGAATTAGCAGATGAAATGGGATTTCTTGTGGTGACGGAAGCTTTTGATATGTGGGAGCGTCCAAAAACTCCCTATGATTATGCTAGATTCTTTAAGAAATGGGCATATATTGATGTGAAAAGCTGGGTAATGAGAGACAGAAATCATCCTAGCTTACTAATGTGGAGTATTGGAAATGAGATTTATGATACTCATGCGGATGAAAGGGGTCAGGAAATTACTAAATTGTTAATGCAATATGTGAAAGAATTTGATCCGAAGCAAAATGCAAGCATTACGATTGGATCGAATTATATGCCCTGGGAAAATGCCCAAAAATGTGCAGATATCGTGAAGGTAGCAGGCTATAATTATGCTGAAAAATACTATCAAAAACATCACGAAGAACATCCTGATTGGATGATTTATGGCAGTGAAACGGCATCCGTTGTGCAGAGCAGGGGAATCTATCATTTCCCTTTTGAAAAGTCAATTCTCGCAGATGATGATGAGCAATGTTCGGCCCTTGGAAATAGTTCAACAAGTTGGGGGGCCAGGTCCGCTGAAGCTTGTATTCTGGCAGAAAGGGATACGCCATTTTCACTCGGACAATTTATATGGACAGGTTTCGATTATATAGGAGAACCTACACCATATCATACCAAAAACTCGTATTTCGGTCAGGTTGACACAGCTACTTTTAAGAAAGACTCGTATTATATCTATCAATCAGCATGGACCAATTATAAAACAGCACCAATGGTACATATTTTTCCATATTGGAATTTTAATAAAGGTCAATTGATTGATGTTCGTGTTTGTTCAAATGCACCGAAAATTGAATTACAACTTAATGGACTTAAGATTGGTACACACGATATTGACCATGAAAAAGGTGAGAACCTTGTTGGGTGGTGGAAGATTCCTTACGAAGAAGGCGAATTAAAAGCTATTGCCTATGATGAAACAGGGAAAGAAATTGCTATGGATGTACGAAGGTCGTTTGGAGATGCAAAGTACATTTCCCTCCAGCCTGATAAGGAAAATGTAATAGCAAACGGGACAGATCTACTATTTGTAGAAATCACATTGGATGATGAACATGGTAATCCTGTTGAAGATGCATTAAATCGTGTGGATGTACATGTTTCTGGTGCCGGTAGATTAGTTGGATTGGATAATGGTGATAGTACAGATTATGATCAGTATAAAGGAATTAGCAGGAGATTATTTAGTGGTAAATTAATGGCCATAATCGCATCGACACTAGAAGCAGGAAAGATTATGATCGAAGTTTCTTCAAACGGATTAGATACTCAATCAATTGAAATTGAGTCAATCTCAATTCAAAATAGATCTTTACAAGGTGTTACAGCAAATGTAAAAAATCAAGAAATGCCAATTGTCTTGGGAAAAAAAGATGAATTACCTGTACGAAAAATCGAGATAATCAGTGAGTCCGGTCAGTTATTTAATGAAAGTTTGAATGAAATGGAAGTATATGCAAATATTTATCCTCTTAACGCCACATACCAAGATGTTGAATGGAGCGTTGTAAATGAATCTGGTATTAAATCAAATATTGCAAAAGTTACAAGTAATGGAAAGAAAGCGTTAGTTACCGCTTTAGGAGATGGAGAATTTCGGATTCGATGTACAAGTAAAAATGGCAGTGATAAGATCAGGCTCATTTCTCAATTGGAATTTAAGGCAGAGGGACTTGGGAAGGCATATAAAGACCCTTATGAATTTATTTCTGCAGGACTGTATGATTATAGTAAAGGTGAAGTGACAAATGGGAACGAGCGAGGTGTGGCAACAAGCAGGGATGGAGAAACACAGGTCGGATTTCGGGAAATCGATTTTGGCTTTTACGGCTCTGATACGATAACAATCCCTATTTTTTCTTTATCAAGTGAACAATACCCGCTTCAAATTTGGGAAGGCATGCCAGATGAAGAAGG carries:
- a CDS encoding YesL family protein; the encoded protein is MDEKNQFGQGILYTFTNYVYAFLLTNIYFVLTNGLLIFFIMTLEPSFSNILLYFLALIPTGPAVAALYYSMEKLVRTKELSPTHDFFYGFKKNVKDILSIWFPILLVYFILIVDLQYLRQTPTELNQILSIVIFVLIVLWTMLILNAVAISSRFKFRMRDIWKLSVYYSFMKVKNTVGNMLILFILAFITTITTDFLILFVSSIVFYLLALNTKEMLSDIEMNFLKTSPKHTDQQLV
- a CDS encoding Nif3-like dinuclear metal center hexameric protein, with product MGIKVTDVLKQLESPVGNIESTVDSLLFGNGDDEVSGILVAFVASHFAIEHAKKIGANMIVTHEGIFYSHTQNDEVLKNNGVYAQKLKLIKNSGIAIYRLHDHVHKYTPDLITEGLIQKLEWNGYLERHNQTSSILAIPRMSGEEIVAYVKEKLSIPFVRVVGDLSLECARIGLTVGFRGGGETAIPLFEKENVDLIITGEGQEWETPEYIRDAGVQGKKKVLIMIGHAASEEPGMEYLAEKLKSYFPAIQTTFLSNNENLIHPK
- the uxuA gene encoding mannonate dehydratase, which gives rise to MKMTFRWFGSQDDSVTLDQINQIPGMDGIVGGLHDIAAGEVWPLDRILDLKKEVNEKGLNLDIIESVNVHEDIKLGLPSRDHYIENYQQTIRHLAQAGIKVICYNFMPVFDWIRSDLAKVLPDGSTVLAYEKEKIEREDPEVLIKNVENSANGFSLPGWEPERIKKIKRAFELYKDVTEEDLFEHLQYFLKKVIPVAEEHDIKMAIHPDDPPWSIFGLPRIVTNFQNLKRIVNLVDSPSNGLTLCSGSLGASPDNDIPAIMRYFSSINRIPFAHIRNVKIEENGDFTESSHRSSDGSLDIYEIVKALHDTNFKGYVRPDHGRMIWGEQARPGYGLYDRALGIMYLLGIWDSLEKVKAQKNKKRGTLYL
- a CDS encoding GntR family transcriptional regulator, whose translation is MYIDHKPRSSTTSNQVYEELKSQILNLQLSPGTSISEKEMSEKFNVSRTPVRESFLRLSREGLLNVFPQRGTFVSLIDLNLVEEARFMREHLERAVIRLACEAFPQDKLITLEMNLSMQKVCIEQQDYRKMFKLDEEYHKTIFMGCQKYNIWTVIQQMNVHFNRSRMLRLATDFNWYTIYLQHKEIFEGIKEKNPNKAEKLMQEHLMLAVIDKEYLKRSYPNYFK
- a CDS encoding glycoside hydrolase family 2 TIM barrel-domain containing protein, with amino-acid sequence MNKKTLFNNGWEFAKTSLESPHDPSSLSFESIDIPHDWLIYNTLNLYENSIGWYRKKFTLKKEEQQVLLAFDGVYMDSSLFVNNQYVGEWKYGYSSFEHDITDVLGDGENEILVKVVHQSPNSRWYSGAGIYRNVWLKTRDKNHIVTNGIYISTNKNEHSWQIEVETEINHDHDVVISHVILDDDHVISINKEKISSDSSTSINQQVLEVENPVLWDTDNPYLYELKTQLFLVNKSKGSYQEIETITQKIGFREININPSNGLHLNGKKLKLNGVCEHHDLGALGAAFHKTALKRRLVILKEMGVNAIRTAHNMPAKELMELADEMGFLVVTEAFDMWERPKTPYDYARFFKKWAYIDVKSWVMRDRNHPSLLMWSIGNEIYDTHADERGQEITKLLMQYVKEFDPKQNASITIGSNYMPWENAQKCADIVKVAGYNYAEKYYQKHHEEHPDWMIYGSETASVVQSRGIYHFPFEKSILADDDEQCSALGNSSTSWGARSAEACILAERDTPFSLGQFIWTGFDYIGEPTPYHTKNSYFGQVDTATFKKDSYYIYQSAWTNYKTAPMVHIFPYWNFNKGQLIDVRVCSNAPKIELQLNGLKIGTHDIDHEKGENLVGWWKIPYEEGELKAIAYDETGKEIAMDVRRSFGDAKYISLQPDKENVIANGTDLLFVEITLDDEHGNPVEDALNRVDVHVSGAGRLVGLDNGDSTDYDQYKGISRRLFSGKLMAIIASTLEAGKIMIEVSSNGLDTQSIEIESISIQNRSLQGVTANVKNQEMPIVLGKKDELPVRKIEIISESGQLFNESLNEMEVYANIYPLNATYQDVEWSVVNESGIKSNIAKVTSNGKKALVTALGDGEFRIRCTSKNGSDKIRLISQLEFKAEGLGKAYKDPYEFISAGLYDYSKGEVTNGNERGVATSRDGETQVGFREIDFGFYGSDTITIPIFSLSSEQYPLQIWEGMPDEEGSQLLADVIYQKPSKWNVYQEETYQLSKRLHGISSICFVLNQKVHIKGFTFEKKNKATEKIMATECDHIYGDSFMMKENSVEGIGNNVSLEFDDMHFTGEGPTKLTIYGRSHHDKNTIQISFAGEEGETKQIIEFTKSEKFEQRVFDLEKISGKLKVTFIFLPGCHFDFGWFRFDS